The following DNA comes from Nerophis ophidion isolate RoL-2023_Sa linkage group LG16, RoL_Noph_v1.0, whole genome shotgun sequence.
gagggttcgaaggtcactggtattcaatgttggttttctgcCTTgccgcttgcgtgcagtgatttctccagattctctgaaccttttgatgatattacggacttcgGATGGAGaaatccctaagttccttgcaacagctggtgGAGAAATGTTCTACTTAGCCACAGAACacttccaatttgcatcagtccatctagccaagccggcggtgtttctgggtgttgttgataaacggcttttgctttgcataataaaGTTTTAAGTTGTGCTTACTGATGTACTgaccaacagtagttactgacagtggttttctgaagtgttcctaagcacatgtggtgatgtcctttacacactgatttcgctttttgatgcagtaccgcctcagggatcgaaggtcatgggcattcaatgttggttttcggctttgccgcttacgtgcagcgatttctccagattctctgaacattttgatgatagtacggagcgtagatgttgcaatccctaaattccttgcaatagccggtTTAGAAATGTTCTACttaaccacagaacacttttccactttgcatcagtccatcctagatgagctcaggcccagtcaAGCCGTCAgtgtgtctgggtgttgttgataaacggctttggctttgcatagtagagctttaacttacacttacagatgtagcgacaaactgtatttagtgacagtggttttttgaagtgttcctgagcccatgtggtgatgtcctttacacacaaatgtcgctttttgttgcagtaccgcctgagggatcgaagggccGTAATATCATGgagtacgtgcagtgatttctccagattctctgaactttttgatgatattacggagcgtagatgttgaaatccctaaattccttgcaatagccggtTTAGAAATGTTCTACttaaccacagaacacttttccactttgcatcagtccatcttagatgagctcaggcccagccaagccgtcagtgtgtctgggtgttgttgataaacggctttggctttgctttgtagagttttaacttgcacttacagacgtagcgaccaactgtagttactgacagtgtttttttaaagtcttctcgagcccgtgtggtgatatcctttatacactgatgtgactttttgatgcagtaccgcccgagggatcgaagggccgtaatatcatcgcttacgtgcagtgatttctccagattctctgacattttgatgatattacggactgcggatggtgaaatccctaaattccttgcaatagccggtTTAGAAATGTTCTACTtaaccgcagaacacttttccactttgcatcagtccatcttagatgagctcaggcccagccaagccgtcagtgtgtctgggtgttgttgataaacggctttagctttgcatagtaaagttttaagtTGCGCTTACTGATGTACTgaccaacagtagttactgacagtggttttctgaagtgttcctaagcccatgtggtgatgtcctttacacactgatttcactttttgatgcagtaccacctcagGGATCGAAGATCATGGGCATTCACTGTTGGTTTTCGgctttgccgcttacgtgcagtgatttctccagattctctgaactttttgatgatattacggactgcggatgttgaaatccctaaattccatgcaatagcCGGTTTAGAAATGTTCTACttaaccacagaacacttttctactttgcatcagtccatcttagatgagctcaggcccagccaagccggcagtgtgtctgggtgttgttgataaacggctttggctttgcatagtatagtttttacttgcacttacagatgtagcgaccaactgtagttactgacggtgtaTTTTTAAAGTCTTCTCGAGGCcgtgtggggatatcctttatacactgatgtgactttttgatgcagtaccgcccgagggatcaatggtcccgtaatatcatcgcccacgtgcagtgatttctccagattctcagaaccttttgatgatattacggagcgtagatgttgaaatccctaaattccttgcaatagccggtTTAGAAATGTTCTACTtaaccacagaaaacttttccactttgcatcagtccatcttagatgagctcgggcataGCCAAGCCGTCAgtgtgtctgggtgttgttgataaatggctttggctttgcatagtatagtttttacttgcacttacagatgtagtgaccaactgtagttactgacactgtTTTTttaagtcttcctgagcccatgtggtgatgtcctttacacacaaatgtcgctttttgatgcagtaccgcctgagggatcgaagggacgtaatatcatcgctttcgtgcagtgatttctccagattctctgacatttttgatgatattacggagcgtagatgttgaaatccctaaattccttgcaatagccggtTTAGAAATGTTCTACttaaccacagaacacttttctactttgcatcagtccatcttagatgagctcgggcccagccaagccgtcagtgtgtctgggtgttgttgataaacggctttggctttgctttgtagagttttaacttgcacttacagacgtagcgaccaactgtagttactgacagtgtttttttaaagtcttctcgagcccgtgtggtgatatcctttatacactgatgtgactttttgatgcagtaccgcccgagggatcgaaggtcccgtaatatcatcgcttacgtgcagtgatttctccagattctctgacatttttgatgatattgcggagcgtagatgttgaaatccctaaattccttgcaacagctggttTAGAAATGTTCTACTtaaccacaaaacacttttctactttgcatcagtccatcttagatgagctcaggcctagccaagccggcagtgtttctgggtgttgttgataaacggctttggctttgcTTTGTAGAgccacttttttgaaacatgtcgcaggcacccaattccaaatgtgctaatattgacaaaaacaacaaagtttagcagtttgaatgttaaatatcttatccttgcagtctattcaattgaaaataagtggaaaatgatttttaaatcattgtgttctgtttttatttaccatttacacaaggtgacaccTAAACTGCTTTCATAATCCTGTATGGCAGAAGGTTGTCCGCAGTTCAAGTTCACCAAGATGAACACAAAATGAGAGTTGTCAATGCGGCGCGGCCAAAAGGACTTCCTCTCGGCGGGGTTCTAGTGTCTCAAagctccagtttcttcttcatGGCCAGTTTGTAGAGAATCTGGTAGCCGTCATCCCAGGCGTACAGCAGCTGCTCCAGCGGGTTGTACTTGAGACTGGCGTGGGCGCCGTAGCGTTTGGGGAAGTAGACCAGCGGCGCGTCGTCGGCGCTCACCATGTCGTTGACGTCAAACACGCACTGGACACGCGAGCGCCCCGCCTGCCGGGTGTTGTAGACCACGTACAGCGTCCCGCAGATCACGAAGGCCGCCTCGGCGTTCTCCCTGGGGCAGTTGGAGTCCCACATCTGCTGGATGTCCAGGGAGACGGCGTCCAGCTTGGCCAGGGAGATGTGCGTCTCAGCCTGACGCGTGGCGTAGATGGCCCAAAGGCCTTCCTCGTCCACCGCCAGGTCCACCGCCGTCTCGGGGCTCAGGCCGTACACCGGGACCTGGTCCTGGACCGGGAACACCACGCTGTCCGCCACCGCCGGGTTCCTCAAGTCGTACTTGAGCAGGGTGACCTCGTCCCCCCGCGTGACCAGATAGGCGTGATTGTTGTAGACCACGTGGCCCGTCCCGCTCCAGGCGGAGGGGACCTTCAGCCGCCGGGACTCGGACAGGCCCTGCGAGCGCGTGAAGTCCTGCACGCTGGAGAACTCAAAGATGGTGTCTGCGTCCGTCCCGTTGAAGATGAAGACCTTCCCCGAGCCCCCGCCCGTGTCTCTGGTCCACATGCCCTTGGAGCCGCCGACTCGCTTCAAGATCTTCATGGCCTTTATGGTGGAGATCATGTCGCTGCAGTCTGACGAGAGGAGGGAGAAACATTTTAAGGATGCAGGCGTCAAATTGGAACATTTAGGGCACCGATCCACTTTATTTACAGGACCGTCTgggaaaatttgaatattgtgataaagtcctttattttctgtactgcaactaaaaacatgaaaatgtcatacatgtcaatcaatcaatcaatcaatgtttatttatatagccccaaatcacaaatgtctcaaaggactgcacaaatcattacgactacgacatcctcggaagaacccacaaaagggcaaggaaaactcacacccagtgggcagggagaattcacatccagtgggacgccagtgacaatgctgactatgagaaaccttggagaggacctcagatgtgggtaccgaaagcaatggatgtggagcgggtctaacatgatactgtgaaagttcaatccatagtggctccaacacagcagcgagagttcagttcaaagcggatccaagacagcagcgagagtcccgtccacaggaaaccatcccaagcggaggcggatcagcagcgtagagatgtccccaaccgttacacaggcgagcggtccatcctgggtctcgactctggacagccagtacttcatccatggtcgtcCGACCATGgatggggacataggagaaagaaaagaagcggcagatcaactggtctaaaaaggaggtctatttaaaggctagagtatacaaatgagttttaaggtgagacttaaatgcttctactgaggtagcatctcaaactgttaccgggagggcattccagagtactggagcccgaacagaaaacgctctatagcccgcagactttttttgggctctaggaatcactaataagccggagtcttttgaaggcagatttcttgccgggacatatggtacaatacaatcggcaagataggatggagctagaccgtgtagtattttatacgtaagtagtaaaaccttaaagtcacatcttaagtgcacaggaagccagtgcaggtgagccagtataggtatatatgtatgtatatatgtatataaaggtatatacagtataggtatatatgtatgtatatatgtatataaaggtatatacagtataggtatatatgtatgtatatatgtatataaaggtatatacagtataggtatatatgtatgtatatatgtatataaaggtatatacagtataggtatatatgtatgtatataaaggtatatacagtataggtatatatgtatgtatatatgtatattaaggtatatacagtataggtatatatgtatataaaggtatatacagtataggtatatatgtatgtatatatgtatataaaggtatatacagtataggtatatatgtatgtatatatgtatataaaggtatatacagtataggtatatatgtatgtatatatgtatataaaggtatatacagtataggtatatatgtatgtatatatgtatataaaggtatatacagtataggtatatatgtatgtatatatgtatataaaggtatatacagtacaggtatatatgtatgtatatatgtatataaaggtatatacagtataggtatatatgtatgtatatatgtatataaaggtatatacagtataggtatatatgtatgtatatatgtatataaaggtatatacagtataggtatatatgtatgtatataaaggtatatacagtataggtatatatgtatgtatatatgtatattaaggtatatacagtataggtatatatgtatataaaggtatatacagtataggtatatatgtatataaaggtatatacagtataggtatatatgtatgtatatatgtatataaaggtatatacagtataggtatatatgtatgtatatatgtatataaaggtatatacagtacaggtatatatgtatgtatatatgtatataaaggtatatacagtataggtatatatgtatgtatatatgtatataaaggtatatacagtacaggcgtaatatgatcaaactttcttgttcttgt
Coding sequences within:
- the olfml3b gene encoding olfactomedin-like protein 3A is translated as MRGLLILLGLACLAGAQHQALIDYLERRLLAIEDRISLWHEQVTRYASELRELKQQMLFQLENLDKEKEMLRVNLEGVGTRVERVERELDYLETQNGAQPCVDVDQELIEQQVTLVQEKHKTKYAKLTDCSDMISTIKAMKILKRVGGSKGMWTRDTGGGSGKVFIFNGTDADTIFEFSSVQDFTRSQGLSESRRLKVPSAWSGTGHVVYNNHAYLVTRGDEVTLLKYDLRNPAVADSVVFPVQDQVPVYGLSPETAVDLAVDEEGLWAIYATRQAETHISLAKLDAVSLDIQQMWDSNCPRENAEAAFVICGTLYVVYNTRQAGRSRVQCVFDVNDMVSADDAPLVYFPKRYGAHASLKYNPLEQLLYAWDDGYQILYKLAMKKKLEL